DNA from Microbacterium sp. SORGH_AS_0969:
TGATGGCCTGGTTGCCGCCGAGGAGGCTGTCCGTGCCGTCGGTTTCGACGTCGCCGGTGGAGCCGGTGTTGCCGCCGGTGGTGGTGGCGTCCTCGCTGTGGCTGTCACCGATGCCCGAAACGGCGTTGCCGCCGATGGTGACGGGTACGGCGATCGGGATGATGGCCTGGTTGCCGCCGCCGATGCTGTCCGTGCCGTCGGTTTCGACGTCGCCGGTAGAGCCGGTGTTGCCGGTGGTGCCGCCGGTGGTGTCGGCGTCCTCGCTGTGGCTGTCGCCGATCACCGAGACCGCGTTGCCGCCCACGGTGACCGGCACCTCGACCGGTGCGACGGCCTGGTTGCCACCCGCGACGCTGTCGGTGCCGTCCGTGGTCACGGCGTCGGTCTTTCCCGGCACCTCGTCGGTGGGGACCGGTGCGACGTGCAGCGGGGGCTGCTCGGGGGCCGTCTCCGGCGCGGAAGCGGGCTCGGCAGGCACCGAGGTGTCGGCGTCCTCGCTGTGACTGTCACCGACCACCGAGACGGCGTTTCCGCCGACGGTGACGGGCACCTCGACCGAGATGATCCCCTGGTTGCCCGAGGCCACCCCGTCGCTGCCGTCGGTGCTGGTCACCGGGGCGGCATCCGGAGCGGGCACCGAGGTGTCGGCATCCTCGCTGTGGCTGTCGCCGATCACCGAGACGGCGTTTCCGCCGATGGTGACAGGCAGGTCGACCGACACGGCGGCCTGGTCGCCCGAGAGCAGACCGTCCGCTCCCGAGGTCTCCGCGGCGTTGGCGATGCCGCATCCGAGGACGGCCAGGCCGCCCCCGACGAGCGCGCCCAGCAGGGCACGCGAGTAGAACTTGCGCATGAGTGTTTCTCCTGTGTGTGAATGAGGGTGCGCGAATGCGCGGGGTCGATTGCCGTGCGGGGCACGGCGCGACCGTCCTCAGTCAGGAGAGACGTCGGTGGCGAAGACGGGGCTCCCCGGCAGGTCGTCGTCGACGTCGTGGCGCAGAGCGAGAAGCAGCATCCCGGCGCCGAAGGCGGCGTCGGCGGGCGTTGCGACGGGGGAGGGCGCGGCGGCGGAGCTCCCGGATGCCGACGACGAGGCCGGGACGCCCGACACGCTCTGTGTGGCGAGGGGCGTCGGAGCGTCGGCGGGAACCGCGGGGGACGCGGGGGCGGCGATCTGCGTCGGCGGCGCGGAGTGCGCAGCGGCGGTGAAGAACGCGGCGGTCGCGCGAGCGTGCACGATGAGCGCGTCGGTGGGGTTGGCCGGGGGAGCCGTCGACGATGCGTCCACCAGCAGCGGGGACGCGGGGTCAGTCGCCACCGGCGCGGCCGGGGGCGTGACGACTCCGCCCGGGTCGACCGGCTCTACGGGCATCGGAACCGTCGGCACGACCGGAATCGAGGGGATGATGGGCGTCACCGGAGCGACGGGGTCGACGGAGGGAAGCTCGCCGACGATCACTGGAACCGTGCCGTCGACCGTGTCGCCCACGTCGGTGACGACGCCCCCGAGGCCCGTGTCGTCGACGATGGGTCCGACCACGGGCAGCGCCTCGACGGTGTCGACGACGGGCTCGACGATCGTGCCGCCCACGCCTGAGTCGACGACATCGGACACCCCCTGCGTCGCGTCGTCGATGATGGCGTCGACCGTGCCGAGTGCTCCACCGGTGACGTCACCCGCCGTGTCGGAGACGGCGCTCGCCGTGTCGGTGACGGTGTCGGTCACCGTGTCGGTGATCTCGGTGACCGGGGCCGCGACGGGCTCGGGCAGCGCTTCGGAGACGGTGTCGGAGACGGATGCCGCGGTGTCGGGCGACGTGATCGGTGACAGGTTCGACGGCATCGGTGACGGGGCGGGCGACGTCGGCGACCGCATCGGTCGCGTCGTCGACGGTCGAGGCGATTCCGCCGCGCAGACCGGATCCCCCGCCGTCATCGGCCGACGCGGACGTCACCGAGAGGATGAGCGAGAGGAGCGCGAGGGCGAATGCCGCGCAGGCGCCGGCGATGAGCAATCGCAGCGTGTGCGACACTCCCCGCTTCGCCGTGGCATCCATCGATGCACCCCCAAAGAATCGTGAGCGACTCTGCGGCGGCAACGGTACGCCTGCGTCGGCGGGTTCGATAGGGCGGGGGTGAAATCTCGGTAGTCGGTAAGTAACCGCGGGATGACGGGCGACACGCCGGATGGGAAAAATGATTTGACAGCCGGGACCTTGGATGGCTAGGCGTCCGGCGAGTTATCCCCCGAGTTGTGCACATGCGAACCCCGTAGCGCACAACCTTCAAGCCGAAGTTCACGCAGGTTTCAAACAGAAAAGCTGTGGAGAGATTTATCCCTGGTCGGAGGGCTATTTTTGCCTAAAATTCGTATCCATCCACCTAGTTGTCCACAGTAGTTGTGCACAGACGTGGCGGCGTTTCCCG
Protein-coding regions in this window:
- a CDS encoding chaplin family protein, which gives rise to MRKFYSRALLGALVGGGLAVLGCGIANAAETSGADGLLSGDQAAVSVDLPVTIGGNAVSVIGDSHSEDADTSVPAPDAAPVTSTDGSDGVASGNQGIISVEVPVTVGGNAVSVVGDSHSEDADTSVPAEPASAPETAPEQPPLHVAPVPTDEVPGKTDAVTTDGTDSVAGGNQAVAPVEVPVTVGGNAVSVIGDSHSEDADTTGGTTGNTGSTGDVETDGTDSIGGGNQAIIPIAVPVTIGGNAVSGIGDSHSEDATTTGGNTGSTGDVETDGTDSLLGGNQAIIPIAVPVTIGGNAVSGIGDSTSTGATTTGGAGDGGLIGGIVTDGTGSIGGGNQAVIPIQLPVTIGGNAVSVIGDSTTEGSHTGGTPGTPGTPGTPGTPGTPGTPGTPGTPGTPGTPGTPGTPGTPGTPGTPGTPGTPGTPETPGGHTTTGGTPVVGSVASTSSVTPLTTNAARTLAVTGTDGSTALGLGIAGLLALLMGGVLLRRRRSLS